A genomic window from Triticum urartu cultivar G1812 chromosome 7, Tu2.1, whole genome shotgun sequence includes:
- the LOC125520417 gene encoding calcium-binding protein PBP1-like codes for MAAHQQQQPQQAVGFEDYLPVMAERLGEEGLMEELAAGFRLLMDPASGLITFHSLRRNAPLLGLGAMSDDDLRGMLAEGDFDGDGALSQMEFCVLMVRLSPDLMDQPRRWLDDAVAQASHFLFTS; via the coding sequence ATGGCGGCGCACCAGCAGCAGCAACCGCAGCAGGCGGTGGGGTTCGAGGACTACCTGCCGGTGATGGCGGAGCGGCTGGGGGAGGAGGGCCTGATGGAGGAGCTGGCGGCGGGGTTCCGCCTGCTCATGGACCCGGCGTCGGGCCTCATCACCTTCCACAGCCTCCGCCGCAACGCGCCGCTGCTGGGCCTGGGCGCCATGTCCGACGACGACCTCCGCGGGATGCTCGCCGAGGGCGACTTCGACGGCGACGGCGCGCTGTCCCAGATGGAGTTCTGCGTCCTCATGGTCAGGCTCAGCCCCGACCTCATGGACCAGCCCCGCCGGTGGCTCGACGACGCCGTCGCCCAGGCCTCCCACTTCCTCTTCACCAGCTAG